Proteins found in one Candidatus Anaeroferrophillus wilburensis genomic segment:
- the tpx gene encoding thiol peroxidase, translating to MKERTGMITIHGNPLTLCGDELQVGDTAPDFELLDNDLGKVKRSEFSGKVSVLCSVPSLDTPVCDMETRRFNQAAADLGDEVAIVTVSMDLPFAQKRWCGAAGIDKVITLSDHFNASFGIAYGVLLKELRLLARAVFVIDRQGIVRYRQLVKEVTDEPDYEAVLRAVKNLV from the coding sequence ATGAAGGAACGAACGGGTATGATTACCATCCACGGCAATCCCTTAACCCTGTGCGGCGATGAGCTGCAGGTGGGCGACACGGCGCCGGACTTTGAACTGCTTGACAATGATCTTGGCAAGGTCAAACGGTCAGAGTTCTCAGGCAAGGTCAGCGTTCTCTGCTCGGTGCCGTCGCTGGATACGCCGGTATGCGATATGGAAACCAGGCGGTTTAATCAAGCGGCTGCAGATCTCGGTGACGAGGTGGCGATTGTCACTGTCAGCATGGATCTGCCGTTTGCCCAGAAGCGGTGGTGCGGTGCGGCCGGCATCGACAAGGTGATTACCCTTTCCGATCACTTCAATGCTTCCTTCGGGATCGCCTATGGGGTGCTGCTCAAGGAATTGCGGTTGCTGGCCCGGGCGGTTTTTGTCATTGACCGGCAGGGTATTGTCCGCTACCGGCAGCTGGTCAAAGAGGTTACCGATGAGCCGGATTATGAAGCGGTTCTCAGAGCAGTAAAAAACCTGGTCTGA
- a CDS encoding RluA family pseudouridine synthase, which yields MTGCSSTKPENDLVLGGPDGPVRLDHFLHRCFPEISIQQWKKVLANGLVRVNGSQARKGTILTIADSVTLPERLPAALLPGPPLPDPSAQPTIIFADDELLILDKPAGIHTHPLSRSERGTLANWLMSYDPSLAGIGFSPLQPGLVNRLDRDTSGLILVARSGASWEKYRRLFAGKLVTKIYLGIVHGILASPTTVDLPLIHHPGRQEMMTADIPATFNGRQFPAATTIEPLVRTEKTTTVRLTMTTGVTHQLRVHAAAIGHPLVGDLLYGSPETAEPDRKTGRLLLHAHQLLLPDDRTFTAPIEWPAA from the coding sequence ATGACTGGCTGCTCATCCACCAAGCCAGAAAACGACCTCGTCCTGGGCGGACCCGATGGACCGGTCCGGCTGGATCATTTTCTGCACCGCTGCTTCCCGGAAATTTCCATCCAGCAATGGAAAAAGGTTCTGGCCAACGGTCTGGTACGGGTGAACGGCAGTCAGGCTCGCAAAGGGACGATCCTGACAATCGCCGACTCGGTCACACTGCCCGAGCGGCTGCCGGCAGCGCTGCTCCCCGGACCGCCGCTGCCGGACCCCAGCGCTCAGCCAACCATTATTTTTGCAGATGATGAGCTGCTGATTCTGGACAAGCCAGCCGGCATCCATACCCATCCCCTTTCCCGGTCTGAACGGGGAACACTGGCCAACTGGTTGATGAGCTATGATCCTTCCCTGGCGGGAATCGGCTTTTCACCCCTGCAGCCGGGACTGGTGAATCGCCTTGACCGGGATACATCGGGGTTGATTCTGGTGGCCAGAAGCGGTGCTAGCTGGGAAAAATATCGGCGGCTGTTTGCCGGCAAGCTGGTGACTAAAATTTATCTGGGCATCGTTCACGGGATCCTGGCATCACCAACCACCGTTGATCTCCCCCTCATCCATCATCCCGGCCGCCAAGAGATGATGACCGCAGACATCCCGGCAACATTCAACGGTCGGCAGTTTCCGGCCGCCACCACCATCGAGCCACTTGTTCGCACTGAGAAAACCACCACCGTCCGCCTGACCATGACCACCGGTGTCACCCACCAACTGCGAGTTCATGCAGCGGCCATCGGCCATCCGCTGGTGGGCGATCTTCTCTATGGCAGTCCTGAAACCGCAGAGCCGGATCGCAAAACCGGTCGTCTGCTGCTCCATGCCCACCAGCTGCTGCTCCCGGACGACCGCACTTTTACCGCCCCCATCGAGTGGCCGGCGGCTTGA
- a CDS encoding ion transporter: protein MPESQPLTAKHSLRGRLHEIIFEDDTPAGKAFDVILIWCIAISIGAVVIDSVATVHQTYGRLLHTIEWFFTILFTVEYLLRLLCVQRPGRYAASFFGIVDLLAILPTYLSFIVPGGHSLLTIRLLRVLRIFRVLKLSHYLSEARLLATALRASRRKISVFLLAVVAIVVIIGAVMYIVEGEAHGFRDIPTSIYWAIVTLTTVGYGDISPQTPLGKALASLVMILGYGIIAVPTGIVTAEISKVDNRPPSSQACPACGADGHDSDAVHCKFCGTAL from the coding sequence ATGCCTGAATCTCAACCATTGACGGCAAAGCATTCCCTGAGGGGCCGTCTGCATGAAATCATTTTCGAGGACGACACGCCGGCCGGCAAAGCCTTTGACGTTATCCTTATCTGGTGCATCGCCATCAGCATCGGCGCCGTGGTTATCGACAGTGTCGCCACTGTTCACCAAACCTACGGTCGTCTGCTGCATACCATCGAGTGGTTTTTTACCATCCTTTTCACGGTCGAATACCTGCTCCGGCTGCTCTGCGTACAGCGCCCGGGACGGTATGCCGCCAGCTTTTTCGGCATCGTCGACCTGCTGGCCATTCTGCCGACCTACCTCAGCTTTATCGTTCCCGGCGGCCATTCCCTGCTGACCATCCGCCTGTTGCGGGTCCTGAGGATTTTCCGTGTTCTGAAATTGTCCCACTATCTGAGCGAAGCTCGCCTGCTGGCCACGGCACTCAGGGCCAGCCGCAGAAAGATCAGTGTCTTTCTCCTGGCGGTGGTTGCCATTGTTGTCATCATCGGTGCGGTCATGTACATCGTTGAAGGCGAAGCCCACGGCTTTCGTGACATCCCCACCAGCATCTACTGGGCCATTGTCACCCTGACCACCGTCGGCTATGGCGACATCTCCCCCCAGACCCCTTTGGGCAAAGCCCTGGCGTCGCTGGTCATGATCCTCGGCTATGGCATCATCGCCGTGCCCACCGGCATCGTCACCGCAGAAATTTCCAAAGTCGATAATAGACCACCTTCAAGCCAGGCCTGTCCGGCATGCGGCGCCGACGGCCATGACAGTGATGCCGTCCACTGCAAATTCTGCGGAACCGCCCTCTGA
- a CDS encoding valine--tRNA ligase, translating into MTTEHESTELDKTYDPHLVEDRWYQFWKNEGFFAARTDTDKPPYSLVIPPPNVTGSLHMGHALNNTLQDILARYRRLKGDNVLWMPGTDHAGIATQNVVERQLHEEGIDRHDLGRKQFIERVWRWREESGRTILNQLRRLGASCDWDRERFTMDEGLSQAVREVFVTLYEDGLIYQGDYIINWCPRCHTALSDLEVEYEEHQGALWEFKYPLADGSGEIIVATTRPETMLGDTAVAVNPEDERYREMLGKQVILPLMNRPIPIIADSYVDREFGSGAVKITPAHDPNDFEVGQRHNLESIKVMDEQGRMNENAGTYQGLSREECRTRVVKDLEELGLVNRILPYGHNVGHCYRCRTVIEPYLSNQWFVKIKPLADEAIAAVRQGKTRIIPASWEKTYFNWMENIRDWCISRQIWWGHRIPAWYCQECDEIIVSRTDPDRCPACQSTNLEQETDVLDTWFSSALWPFSTMGWPEKTKELALFYPTSVLVTGFDILFFWVARMMMMGLKFMGDVPFRDVYIHALVRDEQGHKMSKSRGNVIDPLIMIDKYGTDALRFTLTAFAAQGRDVNLSEARISGYRNFCNKIWNAARFALMNLHDFSPETPVDQVDYSLADRWIRHRLHETIAAVDSALADYRFNDAAHAIYQFTWHEFCDWYLELIKPDLFQDADQQRRAASQAVLLATLSALVRLLHPIMPFISEEIWQKLPGTEGSIMAASFPVFEETSLQPKAAADMELVMAVIGGIRNIRGEMGIAPSQKMTAMVRSTAPETIVTIETAEPSIRNLARLQSFSILKDNEPVPAKAASALAAGVEIYVPLAGLIDFELETTRLTKELNKAIKELAQVEKKLANEKFLANAPEDVVLKEKGKQEELAAKAAKFRESLEKIQQLAAG; encoded by the coding sequence ATGACCACTGAACACGAATCGACGGAGTTGGATAAAACCTATGATCCACACCTCGTTGAAGATAGATGGTATCAATTCTGGAAAAACGAGGGGTTTTTTGCTGCCCGTACCGATACGGATAAGCCGCCTTATTCACTGGTAATCCCCCCGCCCAATGTCACTGGTTCCCTCCACATGGGCCATGCCCTGAACAACACCCTCCAGGATATTCTCGCCCGCTACCGGCGTCTGAAAGGCGACAACGTCCTCTGGATGCCGGGCACCGACCATGCCGGAATTGCCACCCAGAACGTCGTTGAGCGCCAGCTTCATGAGGAGGGTATCGACCGCCATGATCTGGGACGGAAACAGTTTATTGAACGGGTCTGGCGGTGGCGGGAAGAGTCGGGACGCACCATTCTGAACCAGCTCCGCCGCCTGGGTGCCTCCTGCGACTGGGACCGTGAGCGATTCACCATGGACGAGGGACTGTCGCAGGCGGTCAGGGAAGTCTTTGTCACCCTCTATGAAGACGGCCTGATTTACCAGGGAGATTACATCATCAATTGGTGTCCCCGCTGCCACACCGCCCTTTCCGATCTGGAAGTGGAATACGAAGAGCACCAGGGGGCTTTATGGGAATTCAAATACCCCCTGGCTGACGGCAGCGGCGAGATCATTGTCGCCACCACCCGGCCGGAAACCATGCTGGGCGATACGGCTGTAGCGGTCAATCCCGAGGATGAACGCTACCGGGAGATGCTCGGCAAGCAAGTCATCCTGCCGCTGATGAACCGCCCCATTCCGATCATAGCCGATTCCTACGTCGACCGGGAATTCGGCTCCGGGGCGGTAAAAATCACCCCGGCCCATGACCCCAACGACTTCGAGGTCGGCCAGCGGCACAACCTGGAATCCATCAAGGTCATGGATGAGCAGGGACGGATGAATGAAAACGCCGGCACCTATCAGGGACTGAGCCGAGAAGAATGTCGCACCAGGGTGGTGAAAGACCTTGAAGAACTGGGACTGGTAAACCGGATTCTGCCCTACGGGCACAACGTCGGCCACTGCTACCGCTGTCGCACGGTCATTGAGCCTTACCTCTCCAACCAGTGGTTCGTCAAAATCAAACCCCTGGCCGACGAAGCAATCGCCGCCGTTCGTCAGGGCAAAACCCGTATTATCCCGGCCAGCTGGGAAAAGACCTACTTCAACTGGATGGAAAACATCCGCGACTGGTGCATCTCCCGTCAGATCTGGTGGGGGCACCGCATCCCCGCCTGGTACTGCCAGGAGTGTGATGAAATCATTGTCTCCCGCACCGATCCTGACCGGTGTCCTGCATGCCAAAGCACGAACCTGGAGCAGGAAACCGATGTTCTGGACACCTGGTTTTCCTCAGCATTGTGGCCCTTCTCCACCATGGGCTGGCCGGAGAAGACCAAAGAGCTGGCACTGTTTTATCCCACCTCGGTGCTGGTTACCGGCTTTGACATCCTCTTTTTCTGGGTTGCCCGGATGATGATGATGGGCCTCAAGTTCATGGGCGATGTACCCTTCCGGGATGTCTATATCCATGCTCTGGTGCGTGACGAACAGGGACATAAAATGAGCAAGTCCCGGGGCAACGTCATTGACCCCCTGATTATGATCGACAAATACGGCACCGACGCTCTGCGTTTTACCCTCACCGCCTTTGCCGCCCAGGGACGGGATGTCAATCTCTCCGAAGCCCGGATCAGCGGCTACCGGAATTTCTGCAACAAAATCTGGAACGCGGCCCGCTTCGCGCTGATGAATCTTCATGATTTTTCACCGGAAACCCCGGTCGATCAGGTTGACTATTCCCTCGCTGACCGCTGGATTCGCCATCGCCTCCACGAGACGATTGCCGCCGTCGACAGCGCCCTGGCCGACTACCGTTTCAACGATGCCGCCCATGCCATCTACCAGTTCACCTGGCATGAATTCTGCGACTGGTACCTGGAGTTGATCAAGCCGGACCTGTTCCAGGATGCCGACCAGCAGCGCCGGGCCGCCAGCCAGGCAGTCCTGCTCGCCACACTTTCAGCGTTGGTCCGCCTGCTGCACCCGATCATGCCTTTCATCAGCGAGGAGATCTGGCAGAAGCTGCCGGGAACCGAAGGGTCCATTATGGCAGCCTCTTTCCCGGTTTTCGAGGAAACCAGCTTACAGCCGAAAGCGGCCGCTGACATGGAACTGGTAATGGCGGTGATTGGCGGCATACGCAACATCCGTGGCGAGATGGGTATCGCCCCGTCGCAGAAAATGACCGCCATGGTGCGCAGCACGGCTCCTGAAACAATCGTGACCATCGAAACGGCAGAACCCTCCATCCGCAACCTGGCCCGTCTGCAGTCGTTTAGCATCCTGAAAGATAATGAGCCCGTTCCTGCCAAGGCCGCTTCAGCCCTGGCAGCCGGCGTCGAAATCTATGTGCCGCTGGCCGGCCTGATCGATTTTGAGCTGGAAACCACCCGGCTGACCAAAGAGTTGAACAAAGCTATCAAAGAGCTGGCCCAGGTGGAGAAGAAACTTGCCAATGAAAAATTTCTCGCCAACGCACCGGAAGATGTGGTGCTGAAGGAGAAGGGAAAACAGGAAGAGCTGGCAGCCAAAGCGGCGAAATTCCGCGAAAGCCTGGAAAAAATCCAGCAGCTGGCGGCCGGCTGA
- a CDS encoding TonB-dependent receptor — MRIGRLVLLAGLLAVLAMAIPWAAHAEEPAANNKVFSLGEIVVTGQNETINKISTSQTIDMEKLQLTNSITVGDALATLPGVFPTIGTKNEQYFTIRGFNQRYVPIFYDGIPISVPNDGYVDAGILSTDNLSQVTVSKGISSVLYGTNTMGGVINLVSRKPEKTFEGDITLGAMEVDGYRAAINLGTRQDNWYLMAGASRLDQRTFNLSSDFDDEINQESGNRNNAERKTSTGSMKIGWLPADGHEYAIGVNAVEAERDVPPHTFATSGRELKYWRFTNWDKLTTYLIGNSRLMDGLELKTRLFRDDYENTLDSYDNDSYATQFTGRAFHSLYDDYSWGGSLTLRSEQLSRQTLSLAFHYKEDVHKEQGDRGDPWERYEATTYSLGLENDIRVTDHFSVVMGASYDLQDPEYVNGAPVRDSDDTLNPQAGINWMINDQLIVHASVGRKTRFPTLNELYSSYLGSSIPNPDLKKETAVNYEVGIDYDLAGHTQMALCLFYSDVEDLIVRRYLPAGDMYDNVGKARFQGLEASMHSTLLPRQDINANYTFLDAEDQSAERTSDHLEEVPRHKFYLSDLIKVTDRVRLFMELEVHGKRWEQDLSGQWNRIDGFSLVNAKVMVNLPHNLDIEAGFQNLLDKDYELSTGFPRPGRTAFAEVKYSF, encoded by the coding sequence ATGCGCATTGGACGTTTAGTGCTGCTCGCCGGACTGCTGGCTGTTTTGGCCATGGCAATTCCATGGGCCGCCCACGCGGAGGAACCTGCCGCCAACAACAAGGTTTTCAGTCTTGGCGAAATAGTGGTTACCGGCCAGAATGAGACGATCAACAAAATCAGCACCAGCCAAACCATTGACATGGAAAAGTTGCAGCTTACCAACAGCATCACCGTCGGCGATGCCCTTGCTACCCTGCCGGGAGTTTTTCCGACAATCGGCACCAAAAATGAACAATACTTCACGATCCGCGGCTTCAACCAGCGTTACGTACCTATTTTTTACGATGGCATTCCCATCTCAGTGCCCAATGACGGTTATGTTGATGCCGGGATACTGAGCACCGACAATCTTTCACAGGTCACGGTCAGCAAGGGGATCAGCTCCGTCCTGTACGGCACCAATACCATGGGTGGCGTCATCAACCTGGTAAGCCGTAAACCGGAAAAAACCTTTGAAGGCGACATCACGCTCGGAGCAATGGAAGTCGATGGCTACCGGGCCGCCATCAACCTCGGAACTCGCCAGGACAACTGGTACCTGATGGCCGGCGCGAGCCGCCTTGATCAGCGCACCTTCAATCTTTCCAGCGACTTTGATGACGAGATTAATCAGGAAAGCGGCAACCGCAACAATGCCGAACGGAAAACCAGCACCGGTTCGATGAAAATAGGCTGGCTGCCGGCAGACGGACATGAATATGCCATCGGCGTCAACGCCGTCGAAGCTGAGCGGGATGTACCGCCCCATACCTTTGCCACCAGCGGTCGGGAACTGAAATACTGGCGCTTCACCAACTGGGACAAACTGACCACCTACCTAATCGGCAACTCACGGCTCATGGACGGTCTGGAGCTGAAAACCAGACTGTTTCGCGACGACTACGAAAACACCCTTGATTCCTACGATAACGACAGCTATGCCACCCAGTTCACCGGAAGGGCCTTTCACAGCCTCTATGATGATTATTCCTGGGGCGGCTCACTGACCCTGCGCAGCGAACAGCTGTCGCGGCAGACACTCAGCCTGGCATTTCACTACAAGGAAGACGTCCATAAGGAACAGGGCGATCGTGGAGACCCCTGGGAACGCTATGAGGCTACCACCTATTCATTGGGCCTGGAAAATGATATCCGGGTTACCGACCATTTTTCGGTGGTCATGGGTGCCAGCTACGATCTGCAGGATCCGGAATATGTCAATGGAGCACCGGTACGCGACAGCGACGACACCCTCAATCCCCAGGCCGGCATAAACTGGATGATCAACGACCAGCTCATTGTCCACGCCTCTGTCGGCCGGAAAACACGCTTTCCCACTCTGAACGAACTGTATTCCAGTTATCTCGGCAGCAGCATTCCTAATCCTGATTTGAAGAAAGAAACGGCGGTCAACTATGAGGTCGGCATCGACTATGACCTTGCCGGCCATACCCAGATGGCTCTGTGCCTGTTCTATTCAGATGTTGAAGATCTCATTGTCCGCCGCTATCTGCCGGCAGGCGACATGTATGACAATGTAGGTAAAGCCCGCTTTCAAGGGCTTGAGGCCTCCATGCATTCAACCCTGCTGCCGCGCCAGGACATCAACGCCAACTATACCTTTCTCGATGCCGAAGACCAGTCCGCGGAACGAACCAGCGACCATTTAGAAGAGGTTCCACGCCATAAGTTCTACCTCAGCGACCTGATTAAGGTAACCGACCGGGTGCGCCTGTTCATGGAATTAGAAGTACACGGCAAACGCTGGGAGCAGGATCTCAGCGGCCAGTGGAACAGGATTGACGGCTTTTCCCTCGTGAATGCCAAGGTCATGGTTAACCTGCCGCATAATCTTGATATCGAGGCCGGCTTCCAGAACCTGCTGGACAAGGACTATGAATTGAGCACCGGCTTCCCCCGCCCGGGACGGACGGCCTTTGCTGAAGTGAAATACAGTTTCTAA
- the recQ gene encoding DNA helicase RecQ yields the protein MNTAPAHILKQYWGHEGFLDRQQAAIDMVLAGRDSVTVLPTGGGKSVCYQVPALLLAGLAIVVSPLIALMKDQVDALRLNGVRAAAVNSSLTMVEKRDVAAALRANELSLLYISPEKLVQKRTLDFFKTLKISFLAIDEAHCISQWGHDFRPEYRQLGGLKEHFPGLAIHAYTATATETVRRDIADQLKLDSPHVLVGAFDRPNLTYRVRRRSANHSAQIIDILQRYKQQSGIIYCQSRREVDQLNALLAAKGFRSYPYHAGMDDGERRASQEAFIHDEAGIMVATVAFGMGVDKSNIRLVLHSGMPKALENYQQESGRAGRDGLPAECILFHGSSDLQRWQRTLAENGYGEGLEGAKKSLQAMVDYVHGDQCRHRTLVGYFDQELEPGTCGSCDICLGELISVAEPLSIGQKILAGVLRQGENYGADYTALVLRGSNDRRIKENGHNRLTTWGLLSRESLATIKDWIDQLICQGFIAREQDYHLLKVTSAGHRLLKGETVPSLLVAKEPAKNSAAPTRSKLARELSEAESQLFEKLRELRRELAAERGVPPYIIFSDAALYDMVCQRPPTLAAFKQVKGVGELKLRDFGVPFTDLIRAYCIACGLGNDSDSAAEILS from the coding sequence ATGAACACTGCTCCGGCGCATATTCTTAAACAGTATTGGGGTCATGAAGGTTTTCTCGACCGCCAGCAGGCAGCTATCGATATGGTCCTTGCCGGACGTGATTCGGTCACTGTGCTGCCGACCGGGGGCGGCAAATCGGTCTGTTACCAGGTGCCGGCCCTGCTCCTTGCCGGTCTTGCCATCGTTGTTTCGCCCCTGATCGCTCTGATGAAAGATCAGGTTGATGCTTTGCGCCTGAACGGAGTCCGGGCGGCGGCAGTCAACAGTTCCCTGACGATGGTGGAAAAGCGTGACGTGGCTGCCGCCCTCCGGGCAAACGAACTTTCCCTGCTCTATATCTCGCCCGAAAAGCTGGTTCAGAAACGCACCCTGGATTTTTTTAAAACCTTAAAAATCTCATTTCTGGCGATTGACGAAGCTCACTGTATCAGCCAGTGGGGCCACGACTTTCGTCCTGAGTACCGGCAGCTTGGCGGTTTGAAAGAGCATTTTCCCGGCCTTGCCATCCATGCCTATACGGCTACGGCGACCGAGACGGTCAGGCGCGATATTGCCGACCAGCTCAAGCTTGACAGCCCTCATGTTCTCGTTGGCGCTTTTGACCGTCCCAATCTTACCTATCGGGTCCGCCGCCGGTCTGCCAATCACAGCGCCCAGATTATCGACATCCTCCAGCGTTACAAGCAGCAATCCGGCATCATCTACTGCCAGAGCCGGCGTGAAGTCGATCAGCTCAATGCTCTGTTGGCGGCAAAGGGTTTTCGCTCCTATCCTTACCATGCCGGGATGGATGATGGTGAGCGCCGCGCCAGCCAGGAGGCCTTTATTCATGATGAGGCCGGGATCATGGTGGCGACGGTGGCTTTCGGCATGGGGGTTGATAAATCCAATATCCGCCTGGTTCTCCACAGCGGGATGCCCAAGGCCCTGGAAAACTATCAGCAGGAGAGTGGCCGGGCGGGGCGCGACGGTCTGCCGGCGGAATGTATTCTTTTCCACGGCAGCAGTGATCTGCAGCGCTGGCAGCGCACGCTGGCGGAAAACGGTTACGGTGAAGGTCTTGAAGGGGCGAAAAAATCGCTGCAGGCGATGGTTGACTACGTCCATGGCGACCAGTGCCGGCACCGGACCCTGGTCGGCTATTTCGACCAGGAACTCGAACCCGGCACGTGCGGCAGCTGCGATATCTGTCTTGGTGAGCTGATATCCGTGGCCGAGCCATTGTCCATCGGGCAGAAAATTCTTGCCGGTGTTCTTCGCCAGGGGGAAAATTATGGCGCTGATTATACGGCTCTGGTCCTCAGAGGCTCCAATGATCGCCGCATCAAAGAAAACGGTCATAATCGGCTGACGACCTGGGGACTGTTGTCTCGGGAGAGCCTTGCAACCATCAAGGATTGGATCGACCAGCTGATCTGCCAGGGTTTTATCGCCCGCGAACAGGACTATCATCTGCTCAAGGTGACTTCGGCCGGCCACCGTCTGCTCAAGGGTGAAACGGTTCCCAGCCTGCTGGTGGCCAAGGAACCGGCAAAAAATTCTGCCGCCCCAACGCGGTCCAAGTTGGCACGTGAACTTTCCGAGGCCGAGTCTCAGCTTTTTGAAAAACTGCGTGAGCTGCGTCGGGAACTGGCCGCCGAACGTGGAGTTCCCCCCTACATTATTTTCAGTGATGCGGCTCTGTATGATATGGTCTGCCAGCGGCCTCCAACCTTGGCCGCCTTCAAGCAGGTTAAAGGCGTCGGCGAGCTTAAACTGCGTGATTTTGGTGTGCCCTTTACCGATCTTATCCGTGCCTATTGCATTGCCTGCGGACTGGGAAATGACAGCGATTCCGCTGCTGAAATCCTGTCGTAG
- a CDS encoding cation transporter, which yields MQSHRQQVTDNTDSHQEKQVIYLGLVINMVLIIVKIAGGMLVSSLALVADGIHSLSDLMTDIIVLWGLSLAARPADESHPFGHGKLETLASLIVAGVLLAVGLGIMKKAYFCLFHGAPLPINPRWVLGIALASVILKEFAYQRTISLANRLHSPALEANAWHHRSDALSSLVVCFGAGAGWLGWQQGDLAAGLVVGGMIAYVALKMGWQGLGQLVERAASPAIQQEIEAAINNFPGILSWHHLRTRRVGREVFLDVHVLVPGEMTVAASHDLADQLEEFLKETLSYPLNIIIHIEPGNEGQTASTPAEHY from the coding sequence ATGCAAAGCCACAGACAGCAGGTAACAGACAACACCGACAGCCACCAGGAAAAGCAGGTCATCTATCTCGGCCTGGTGATCAACATGGTGCTCATCATCGTCAAAATAGCCGGTGGCATGCTGGTATCATCCCTGGCCCTGGTCGCCGATGGCATCCATTCCCTCTCCGACCTGATGACCGATATCATTGTTCTCTGGGGTCTTTCCCTGGCCGCCCGGCCGGCGGATGAAAGTCACCCCTTCGGTCACGGGAAGCTGGAAACCCTGGCCTCACTGATTGTTGCCGGCGTCCTCCTGGCCGTCGGTCTGGGGATCATGAAAAAAGCCTACTTCTGCCTCTTCCACGGCGCCCCCCTACCCATCAATCCACGCTGGGTGCTGGGGATTGCCCTGGCCTCGGTCATTCTGAAAGAGTTCGCCTATCAGAGAACCATCTCCCTTGCCAACCGCCTCCATAGTCCCGCCCTGGAAGCCAACGCCTGGCATCACCGATCGGATGCGCTGTCGTCACTGGTGGTCTGTTTCGGGGCTGGCGCCGGCTGGCTGGGCTGGCAGCAGGGAGACCTGGCGGCCGGACTGGTGGTGGGCGGCATGATCGCTTATGTCGCCCTGAAGATGGGCTGGCAGGGGTTGGGACAGCTGGTGGAACGGGCCGCTTCACCGGCCATCCAGCAGGAGATTGAAGCAGCCATCAACAATTTCCCCGGCATCCTTTCCTGGCATCATCTGCGCACCAGGAGGGTGGGCCGGGAGGTGTTTCTTGATGTCCACGTTCTGGTGCCGGGCGAGATGACGGTCGCCGCCAGCCATGACCTGGCCGATCAACTGGAAGAGTTTCTCAAGGAAACCCTCTCCTATCCCCTGAACATCATTATTCACATCGAACCGGGCAATGAAGGGCAGACCGCTTCAACACCTGCCGAACACTACTAA
- a CDS encoding DUF364 domain-containing protein has translation MIEKIVADLDDCPVSEVSLFRHTVFIDGPAVGLASTVNTGGCMQPIRDLGRLHEKSTRELAQLIFSDHLLERAVGMAAINSVVNHRAVLEKAGEQDAFDYIVDHGKGKNIAVLGHFPKVDWLRRSGMFENFWVFELNPQGEDLGVDRYADLLPRSDFVLITATTLINGTFPEVISHCQKSFKVLLGPSTPLHPLLFDYGIDCIAGSVVTDKDLARTYLSQGAAYRQAEGLRRLTWFRP, from the coding sequence ATGATTGAAAAAATAGTTGCCGATCTGGATGACTGCCCGGTCAGCGAGGTGTCACTGTTCCGTCATACGGTTTTTATCGATGGTCCTGCGGTTGGTTTGGCTTCAACGGTCAACACCGGCGGCTGCATGCAGCCGATCAGGGATCTTGGACGACTGCACGAAAAAAGCACCCGGGAGCTGGCCCAACTGATTTTCTCCGATCACCTGCTGGAGAGGGCGGTGGGGATGGCGGCCATCAATTCGGTGGTCAACCATCGGGCAGTGCTGGAAAAGGCCGGTGAGCAGGATGCCTTCGATTATATTGTTGATCATGGGAAGGGCAAGAATATAGCAGTCCTTGGCCATTTCCCCAAGGTTGACTGGCTGCGTCGCAGCGGCATGTTTGAAAATTTCTGGGTGTTTGAACTCAATCCGCAGGGGGAGGACCTGGGGGTGGACCGCTATGCCGACCTGCTTCCCCGGTCGGATTTTGTCCTGATTACCGCGACGACGTTGATTAACGGTACCTTCCCGGAGGTTATCTCCCATTGTCAGAAGAGTTTCAAAGTTCTGTTGGGCCCCAGTACGCCGTTGCATCCGCTGCTGTTCGACTATGGTATTGACTGCATAGCCGGCAGTGTGGTGACCGACAAGGATCTTGCCAGAACCTACCTTTCCCAGGGAGCAGCCTACCGGCAGGCCGAAGGTCTGCGGCGGCTCACCTGGTTTCGGCCGTAA